TGATTCATTGCTTTCATCGCCCGAGCATCAATCAATAAAGAATTGCCCAAAGTATCAACACAAGCTGCTAAATTGTCAGCAGTTCCTAGATCAATTGATAAAGCTTGATTGATGTCTAAATCATGTTTTTGCCTCTCGACTTGGTATGACATTTCCAGATAAAAAGCCCCATTTTTTGGGGAGATCGTAAACTCTTTAACCTTTGAATAATCAATGTTTGAAGGCATTGTCAAGAAGAAATCAGAAATACCAAACCATCGCCTAACAGTTGTTCCTAATGAAAATCTAAGTTGTCCGTTAATTAATGTCGGAGGCTGTCCTCCTGAGTTTGGATAAGCTACCTTAAATAACTTAGATCCTGTTAAGTAATCTGGTACTTTAGGTTTAAAATGTAACTGACCTTTCAGAAATAAATCTCGCAACTCTTTAAAAGATTTAAACCCCTCTGCTACTGACATTAGAGTCTGCTGCATCGGAACTGATGGCAAAGACTTAGCAACAAGTGATTTACTAATAGATTTTTCGTAAATCAAATCAAACTTGTTAGTTAGCAACTTTCCGGTTTTAAAAAATGTCTGTCTGGCAAAGTAAACACCACTATTATAAATCTTACCTGACTGTTGACAAAGATATTCCAATAATGCTTTCGTCTCGTTGTCTGGGGATAACAAAACTTGTTGAACCCCCATTGACTTCTTAATTTTAGACATTGTTTCGACCTGCAATGTTGTGATAATATTATATTAGCACAACATTAGTAGATTGGATATATGTCTAGGAAAAAAGGTTCTATGGTTTATTTGTCCGAAAAAGACAAAGAAAAATTAGAGAGTATTGCTCAAAACTGGGGAGTCTCTCAATCGTCGGCAATACAAAGGTTGATTAAAGAATATAAACTAGAATAGAGAATGTCACGGCGATTAAAATCGCCCGTGTCGCTTATATCTCAGGGCTTAAGCCACTGAGTTTTCCGCTTACCGAGTGATCCTATAAGTTTCTAACTATTCTCAAGCAACAAGAATCCTTGATGGTAAGGTAGAGAAGGCTTTTTGATGATTTGTGCTGGATGACAGCAAAATTTAACCACTAGAGCGCTTTGATTT
The window above is part of the Dolichospermum sp. DET69 genome. Proteins encoded here:
- a CDS encoding transposase, translating into MGVQQVLLSPDNETKALLEYLCQQSGKIYNSGVYFARQTFFKTGKLLTNKFDLIYEKSISKSLVAKSLPSVPMQQTLMSVAEGFKSFKELRDLFLKGQLHFKPKVPDYLTGSKLFKVAYPNSGGQPPTLINGQLRFSLGTTVRRWFGISDFFLTMPSNIDYSKVKEFTISPKNGAFYLEMSYQVERQKHDLDINQALSIDLGTADNLAACVDTLGNSLLIDARAMKAMNQLWNKKVSTRKENKPEAYWDNWLDRVTRKRNHQMRDGVNKAAKLIIDHCLKYGIGTLIIGWNEGFKSHANMGGLNNQKFVQMPLGKLKDRLKQLCDLHGIRFQETEESYTSKASFLDGDSLPVYGQKPDGWKASGKRVKRGLYRSANGSIVNADLNGAANILRKVASNLSLDLGLLGRRCLTNAARIRLWVLSPKLTLSAESQCL
- a CDS encoding ribbon-helix-helix protein, CopG family encodes the protein MSRKKGSMVYLSEKDKEKLESIAQNWGVSQSSAIQRLIKEYKLE